Proteins from a genomic interval of Mycoplasmopsis columboralis:
- a CDS encoding MnuA family membrane nuclease — MSKIKYFKLISLITSSAAVFTASISCVAENKNDNKNDKELDTFEGISKIILVPTATPKTPAKENNNKQPVDNKEGSKVQNPPIPKDSIESQPKPAPTPEPKPQPRPNPQPKPEPQPSPNPQPKPEPQPRPNPEPHPKPQPDPQPDKPIVVQDADNLKIGHWNILNYPAATYKNEFKVNIISYILNEVNLDVVGLTEINNGKWADVQLIVDKLNSMSKRNYKMIYQDSSHYNKESNSDTQESVVILYDSLKVSPLHFNDGSIEKSFNEPISYPYGPKKTTTTYVRPPFGVMFKVTGTENVFTTIFDHLDSPGARVSKKEKKFFDLDYKYPRELYYANTIGSQEGAEAYNLDKVVEYFKNKGAQNVIFGGDTNIPAESSDIFVNLAIKGYLQGWGDAPINSTSLRTASKIRDAVKNQNLNDSYANPYDRMFYDSNAFTQNPENQDTFKYDIVRKFFEDKNFKKFFQNEYLRIFNTRLNEGQNTSADSNSFWYAVRSLVSDHLLVWLDLKFK; from the coding sequence GTGAGTAAAATAAAATACTTTAAATTAATCAGTTTAATCACTTCTTCAGCAGCGGTGTTTACCGCTTCAATTTCGTGTGTTGCTGAAAATAAAAATGATAATAAAAACGATAAGGAACTAGATACTTTTGAAGGGATTAGTAAAATAATACTTGTGCCAACCGCAACACCAAAAACACCTGCAAAAGAAAATAATAATAAACAACCCGTCGACAATAAAGAAGGGTCAAAAGTTCAAAATCCTCCAATTCCTAAAGATTCTATAGAATCTCAACCTAAACCAGCACCGACACCTGAACCAAAACCGCAACCTAGACCAAATCCTCAACCAAAACCTGAGCCACAACCTAGTCCAAATCCTCAACCAAAACCCGAACCACAACCTAGACCAAATCCTGAACCCCATCCTAAACCACAACCGGATCCACAACCAGATAAACCAATTGTAGTTCAAGATGCGGATAATCTAAAAATCGGACATTGAAATATTTTGAATTATCCTGCCGCTACCTATAAAAATGAGTTCAAGGTTAATATAATCAGCTACATTTTGAATGAAGTTAATTTAGATGTAGTTGGTTTAACTGAAATCAATAATGGTAAATGGGCAGATGTACAGCTAATTGTTGATAAACTAAATTCAATGTCAAAACGTAATTACAAAATGATTTACCAAGACAGTTCTCATTACAATAAAGAGTCCAATTCAGACACTCAAGAATCGGTTGTTATTTTGTATGACTCACTTAAAGTTAGCCCGTTACATTTTAATGATGGAAGTATTGAAAAATCTTTTAATGAACCAATAAGTTACCCTTATGGGCCTAAAAAGACAACTACCACTTATGTTAGACCTCCTTTTGGAGTTATGTTCAAGGTTACTGGTACTGAAAATGTCTTTACAACTATTTTTGATCACTTAGATTCTCCAGGAGCAAGAGTAAGTAAAAAAGAGAAAAAATTCTTTGATTTAGATTATAAATATCCTAGAGAATTGTATTACGCAAATACAATTGGTTCTCAAGAAGGTGCTGAAGCTTACAACCTTGATAAAGTAGTTGAATATTTTAAAAATAAAGGAGCTCAAAACGTTATTTTTGGTGGTGATACCAACATACCGGCTGAATCTTCAGATATTTTCGTTAATTTGGCAATAAAAGGATATCTACAAGGTTGAGGAGATGCTCCAATTAATTCAACTTCTTTAAGAACTGCTTCAAAAATTAGAGATGCAGTAAAGAATCAAAACCTTAATGATTCTTATGCCAATCCATACGATCGAATGTTTTATGATTCAAATGCCTTTACACAAAACCCTGAGAATCAAGATACGTTTAAATATGATATCGTTCGAAAATTCTTTGAAGATAAAAACTTTAAAAAATTCTTTCAAAATGAATATCTTCGCATATTTAATACTCGTTTAAACGAAGGTCAAAATACATCTGCAGATTCGAATAGTTTTTGATATGCTGTAAGAAGTCTTGTATCAGATCACTTACTGGTTTGATTAGATTTAAAATTTAAATAA
- the hisS gene encoding histidine--tRNA ligase, whose protein sequence is MVNKVKGTIDYSIEQYKNKRLVLNNFEFVAEKFGFNFIETPILEYSELFKRSNEQSEMVKKEMFEFLDKGGREIVLRPEGTASFVRSYINNKWYAQNEVDKFAYWGPMFRYERPQAGRYRQFYQAGVEYVGPKSPFKDVHVIMTATTLLEWVSLENSKNIKLHINSIGDATTRENYQKALKEFLLPYKDQLSEISQERLESNNVLRILDDKIDSKLPFMKNAPKIAKFYSVESQKYFKDVLNLLDFYDVDYKINPNLVRGLDYYDEVVFEFVLETKEGQNTIIGGGRYSNLIKQLGGPDVSSVGFGFGVDRLLDLIESEPIPEPSHEVPNIGTVINPDFILAASSKQSTLENLFALYFEFIYDENIYSVNFVPELTKSKKIFEMAKKQQTKYLIYEDELISNPDVVFIKNMENGKKMQLDISDASEAFDQIMDFVDLD, encoded by the coding sequence ATGGTTAATAAAGTAAAAGGAACTATTGATTATTCAATTGAACAATACAAAAACAAAAGACTAGTGTTAAACAACTTTGAATTTGTGGCCGAAAAATTTGGTTTTAATTTCATTGAAACCCCAATTTTAGAATATTCAGAATTATTTAAACGTTCAAACGAACAAAGTGAAATGGTCAAAAAAGAGATGTTCGAATTCCTTGATAAAGGCGGAAGAGAAATAGTATTGCGTCCTGAAGGAACAGCTTCTTTTGTTAGAAGCTACATCAACAACAAGTGATACGCACAAAATGAGGTTGACAAATTCGCTTATTGAGGACCTATGTTTAGATACGAGAGACCTCAAGCTGGTAGATACAGACAATTTTACCAAGCTGGCGTGGAGTACGTAGGACCAAAATCACCTTTTAAAGATGTTCATGTAATTATGACCGCTACCACTTTATTAGAGTGAGTGTCTCTTGAAAATTCAAAAAATATCAAACTTCACATTAACTCAATCGGGGATGCTACAACTCGCGAAAATTATCAAAAAGCGTTAAAAGAATTTTTGCTACCTTACAAAGACCAATTAAGCGAAATTTCTCAAGAGAGATTAGAGTCAAATAATGTATTAAGAATTTTGGATGACAAAATCGACTCTAAATTGCCATTTATGAAAAATGCTCCCAAAATTGCAAAATTTTATTCTGTAGAATCTCAAAAATATTTCAAAGACGTGTTAAATTTACTTGATTTTTACGATGTTGATTACAAAATCAATCCTAACTTAGTTAGAGGTTTAGATTATTATGATGAAGTGGTCTTTGAGTTTGTATTAGAAACTAAAGAAGGACAAAACACCATAATTGGTGGAGGAAGATATTCTAATTTAATCAAACAATTAGGCGGACCTGATGTCTCTAGTGTAGGATTTGGATTTGGAGTTGATCGTTTACTTGATTTAATTGAAAGCGAACCTATTCCAGAACCATCTCATGAAGTACCCAATATCGGAACAGTTATTAATCCTGATTTTATCTTAGCAGCAAGCTCAAAACAATCAACATTAGAAAATTTATTTGCTTTATATTTTGAATTTATATACGACGAAAACATATACAGCGTAAATTTTGTCCCTGAATTAACAAAAAGTAAAAAGATTTTTGAGATGGCCAAAAAACAACAAACTAAATATTTAATTTACGAAGATGAACTAATTTCAAATCCGGATGTAGTTTTCATTAAAAATATGGAAAACGGTAAGAAAATGCAACTTGATATAAGTGATGCTTCTGAGGCTTTTGATCAAATAATGGATTTTGTAGATTTAGATTAA